The DNA window CCGCATGCAGAAGCGCCGCAATGGCCAGATTGCCCTGGTCAGTTCGCTGGCGGGCCTCAGGGCGCTGCCCGACATGCCATCCTACAGCGCCACGAAGGCGGCCGTTCGGGCCTATGGCATTTCGCTGAGAGGATGGCTGAGGCCGTTCGGCATCAAGGTCACGGTCGTCTGTCCCGGCTTCGTGACGTCGCCGATGTCGGCTCGCCACTCCGGCGCACGGCCGTTTGAAATCTCGGCCGAAAAGGCCGCGGGGAAAATCGTTTCGGGGATCGCGGCCGGACGATCGATCGTCGTCTTTCCGTGGATCCTTCTCCTCGGCATGCGTCTCGGCGGCCTGCTGCCGCCGGTCCTTTCGGACTGGTTCATGCGGCCCTTCGAGGCCTCGGTCGTTCCCGATGGCGAGTTGGACCGCAAGACGAAAGACTGAAGAGTTCAGCGGGCGCTGAGTTGCTGCAGCACCGATCCCGCCGACCGGACGATCTCCAGTTCCTCGGCGGTGATCCGCACGGCGTCCGAAATCTCCTCACGCGTGTGCAGCGACGTGATGAAGAAGCGAAGACGCGCCGCCTTCTCGGGAACGGCCGGATAGATGATGGGCAGGGCGTTGAGACCGCGCTCATAGATCCGGTGAGCAAGCACCGCAGCCTGGGCCGATCCGCCAACGATGATCGGACAGACCGCGTAGCCCTCCGAAAGGCCGACGTCGAGACCAGCATTCTTGGCCTCCTCGACAAAAAACTGCCCGTTCTCGTGCAGCTTCGCCACTCGCCATGGCTCTTCGAGCATCAGGTCGATCGAGGTGATGGCCGCGGCGGCGAGTGCCGGAGGCAGGCCGACCGAATAAACGAACCCCGGCGCCTTCACCTTCAGGAAATCGACCAGCGCCGACGTGCCGGCGATATAGCCGCCGCAGCCGGAGAGCGTTTTCGATAGCGTGCCCATCCAGATTTCGACGAGCTTGGGATCGATGCCCGCGTGCTCCGCGATGCCTCGACCCGTCTTGCCGAGGACGCCGATCGAATGCGCCTCGTCGACCATCAGCCAGGCGTCATGCGACGCCTTGACCTCGATGAAACGGGTCAGGTCGGGAAAGTCACCATCCATCGAGTAGAGCCCCTCGATGACGATCAGCACCTTCTCATACTGATGCCGCACCTTGTCGAGGGTCTGGGAAACGAATCGCCAGTCATTGTGCGGGAAGCTCACCCGCGAGGCACCGGACAGACGGGCTCCTTCCGCGATCGAGTTATGAATGAGCGCATCATACATAATGAGGTCGCGGGGCCCGAGCAGCGTTCCGATCGTGCTGACGTTGGTCGCATGACCGCTGACCATCGCGATGGCGTCCTCGACACCATGCAGTTCAGCAATCTTCTCTTCGAATTCCCTGTGGATCGGACGCTCGCCCGCCACAAGGCGGCTGGCCGAGACCGACGTGCCGTAGCGGTCGATCGCGGCCTTGGCCGCCGCATTGACCCTCTCGTGGCCATTGAGGCCAAGATAGTTGTAGGACGCGAAATTGAGGAAGGTCCGGTTGCCGATCATCGTGGTCGCGGCAGCCAGTCCCTCGTGGGACCGAAAGAACGGATTGCCGATCCCCATCATGTCGGCGGCGGCCCGCTGCATGCGCAGTTCGCGATATTCAGGCAGCGTCGAAAAGTCGAACGGCTTGACCGGTCGCCGGCTGGTTTCCGCCTTCGCGGCATGGGCCGGCGGCGCCGGGCGCGGGCGTCGATTGCGATTGGCCTCGCGCAGGTTCGCCATCAACGCTTCCTTGGACGAACGCTTGTCTGAGGGGCCGTTCTTCTCGTCGCTCATTTGCCTCGTCCAGTCTCAGATCAGCCGCTTGGTCTCGGCGCTGCGCTCTTCGATCGCAGACATCGCCGCGCTGACATCGATGCCCTCGTCCTCGGCGACATGCCGGGCCGCCACGATCTCCGCGTCACCCGACAGCGCGCCCTCGCTTCCCTGGACGCGCTCGACCACGCGCGTGGCGATGGCGCTGAGCGTCGCGCCGTTGGCCAGCGATAGCAAGGGAATGTCGAAACCGAGCTTCTGCTCGGCCGCCATGCGCAGCTCCAGCGCCATCAGAGAGTCCATGCCGATTTCGGTCAGCGGCCTGACCGGATCGATGTCCTCGAGTGGCAGGCGCAGGATATGCGAGATTTCGTCGGCGAGAATATCGCAGACCAGCTTGATCGCCTCGCGCTGCGGCAGTTCGGCGATCTGCCGTCCGAGCTCGCCGTCTCCTGTCGACGCGGCAACGGAATCGTCGACGTTGCGCATGACGACCTCGGCCAGTGGCGTTGCCATGATGGCCAGTTCGCGCTTGGCCGACGCCCAGTTCATCCGGGCATAGGCAATCACCGGATCGTCGAGACCGGCGTCGAGCGCAAGGTGCAGTCCTTTCAGCGCCTGCCTGGCCGTCAGGGCCTGTGCCCCCATCCGCATCGAGAGCATGGCGTTGACCTCGGCGTTGCGGGCCAGATAGCCGACATCGGCGATGGCACCCCAGGCAACGGTCAGAGCCGGGAGACCCGCGGCATGACGCTGGCGGGCGAGGCCTTCCAGATAGGCATTGGCGGCCACATAGGCTGCCTGACCGGGGTTCCCGATCAGCGTCGTTGCCGACGAATAGAGAACGAAGAGATCGATGGGCAGGCCACGGCTTGCCGCGTCGAGATTCGACGCACCGGCGATCTTCGGTGCCAGCACGCTCTCGATCCGCGTTGCATCCAGATTCTGGAACAGTGCGTCGTCGATCACCATCGCGGTGTGCATGATGCCCTTGAGCGGCGGCATCTCCTTCGCGATGGTTTCGAAGAGCTTGTCGACTTGCGGCCGCTCCGCCGCGTCGCAGGCATAGACACGGACTTCGGCGCCCGCGCTCTCCATATCCGCGATGACCGCGCCTGCGGTCTCCGAGACAGTGCCGGAACGGCTGACCAGCGCTAGGTGCCGGGCACCTCGTTCGACCAGAGAACGGGCCGTTTCCACGCCGAACCCGCCGAGGCCGCCGACAATGAGATATGTCGCATCGGCATGGATCGGCGTTGGCCGCTGCCCCGGCGCCGGCATCATCTCCGGCGGGCGAACCAGAATCTTGCCGATATGACCGGACTGCTGCATCAGCCGGAAGGCATCGGTGATCCGGTCGGCATCGAAGACCCGGTAGGGCAGGGGCGAGAACACGCCTTCCTCGAAGCGTTTGACCAGATCGTCGAAAAGCCTCGTCGCCAGCTTGGGGCGCCGGGTCAGGAGCTGATCGGCGTCGACGCCGAAATACGACAGATTCTGACGGAACGGCCGAAGGCCGATGCGGGAGTTGGCATAGTAGTCGCGCTTGCCGAGTTCGACGAAGCGCCCGAACGGACGCAGGACTGCGATCGAACGTTCCATCGCCTCGCCGAAGAGCGAGTTGAGCACGACGTCGACGCCATCGCCGCCCGTCAACTGCATCACCTCGTCGTGGAAGGCCAGCGACCGGGAATCCAGCACATGGTGGGCGCCGAGCATGTCCAGCAAAGCACGCTTTTCCGGCGACCCGGCCGTGGCAATCACCTTGGCTCCGCGCCAATGGGCGATCTGCAGGGCCGCAAGTCCGACGCCGCCGGCGCCGCCGTGGATCAGGATCGTCTCGCCTTCCTCGAGCCGGGCGAGGTCGACGAGCGCATAATAGGCAGTCAGGAACGTGACCGGGATCGTCGCGGCGGCTTCCAGGTCGAGTTGGGCTGGCACAGGCGCGACAGCCTTTTCGGCGACCTTCACATGGCTGGCAAAGCACGCGGGCGCAAAGGTGATGACCCTGTCGCCGGGAACAAACCGCGTCACCGTGGGACCGACCCGCGTCACAACGCCGGAGCATTCCATGCCAAGGGTCGCGCCGGCAAAGCCGTCTTCGAGCGCCTCGTCGGGCAGCAGGCCGAGAGCCCACATGACGTCGCGGAAGTTGAGGCCCGTTGCCGCGACCTCGATCTCGATCTCGTCGTCCGCCGGCGCGTGGCGCTCGACCGCCTTCCAGGCAAGCCCGTCGGGCGATCCCTGATGTTCCAGGTCAAGCACCATGCCGCACTCGCCGGTGAGGCGGTTGCGCTCCGCCCGTGAGGCAAAGCCCTTTGCCGGCACGACGCGCAGCACCGAACTGCCCTGCAGGTCGAGAACGAATTCCCGCTCGTCGCCAGGATTGGCAAGAAGACGGCCGAGACGAGTGGCCGCCTCCGCCGGCGCCATCGTCGGGGAAAAATCGACGAGCCGGGTCTCGATGTCCGGATACTCGTTGATCAGCACGCGCCCGAGGCCCCAAAGGGCGGCCGACACCGGGTCGTGACTGGCAACGCCAGCCCCGCCGGGGGCCACGAGCCAGAGCCTTGCCGGCGGCTTCATCGCACCGTTGAGGATCGCGTGAATGACCATGGTTGCCCGCAGGACCACCTTGGTCGGCCAGCCGCTGATCGGCCTCATCGCGGGCAGAAGGACCAGATCCTTGGCCGAACCAGCCGCAAGAAGGTCCTTCAACCCGCCATCGCTGTCGGAACCGACCGCATCCAGCCGGCCGGCACCGGTCTCGTCCATATCGCCGACGGCGAGAAGCACCTTGCGGTCTCGCCGGGACAGATCCGAAGACAGCGCATCGGCGAGAGCCTTCGACAAGGCATCGTTGCCGACCGCCACGATCAGCACCGGATCGACGAGTTCTTCCTGCGTCGCCGCCGATTTCGTCGGCATCTTTGCCACAAGCAGGCTGGTCTGGCTGCCGGCAAGGGCAATCGGACCCCAATCCGCCGTTTCGAATCCTGCCTCGATCAAGCGTGCGGTTAGCGCCTCCGCGCCGGCAACGGGACCGATGGGATGGGCGCCAACGAGGGTATCGCGCCACCAGTCCGTGGCCGTACCACCGACGAGATCGGCGAAGAACGCCGGCTCCGGTTCGGCTGAAATGAAAAGCCCGCCTCCAGCCAGAAGCTCGGGTGATTTCGAAGCAATGTCATCCCGGGACGGCGTCGCCAGGGCGCCGATCGAAAGAACGACGTCGAAAGCCGACGCTTCGTTCAGTTCGTCGATCGTCAGGACCTCGATCTGCGGCTCTCCTTCGAGCCGAAGCTTCAGTCGCTCCACCTTGTGCGGATCGGCATCGGAGACGACGACACGGGTGACCTTGTCACCTCCCTGCGCAAGGAGACGGGCAACATGCGACGCGCCACGCCCGAGCACGAGAGCCCGCAACGGACGGCAGTCCGGCCACGTGCCCAGCAGATCTTCCGCCACGGTCGACGCCGCCTGAATCAGCGCTTCGCCAGTCTGCGATCCGGTCGCGAAATAGTCGGTAAGACCCGCGGAAAGTCTGGGGTCGTTTCCATCCTCAAGGCCGTCTGTCAGGATTTGCTCAAGCGACGTCGAAAGACGCGAAAGCACCGCGACTTCGGCAATCCGCTTCGGATGGTCGCCAAGCAACGCCTGGATGACCGTGGAGAGCGCCGGATAGGGACTTTCGGCCGCAAGGGTCCAGATGCCGTCCTGCGAACACTCGGCCGCCCCGTCCTCCAGAACCGCGTCCAGTATCCTGCCAAGGAGCGGCAAGGCCGTCTCGTGCAGGCGTCCGTCGCCCGCCAGTGCCACTGGATCCAGACGGCGATCGTCGCTCGCGAACCGCTCCAGAGTGGAGAAAGCCAGAGACCGGCTGGCGGCATCGATGAGCAGATCGGCATCGTCCGGTTCGCCATAGTCGGATGCGACCAGACCGAGGGCCTGAGCCCGCCCGAGCGTCGCAGCCTCCCATGCCTCTCCCGCGTCAACCACCTCACCGGGCTCGATATGGCGCAGAGCGGCCACCCGGAACGCGAACTCGTCGGGATGATCGGGCCGCGTCAGATGAACCGACTTGAAGCGACAGCCGTCAGCGACGGCAACAACGCTTCCGTCAGCGGCAATCAGCGTGAACTTCGCAACGACCGAGTGGCTCGATGCCTTCTCGATATCGATGAAGGCGCCGACCGGCGTCGCGCCGGCGGCAAACAGCCTCAGACTGCCGATCCGCACAGGCAGGAACGACGTTCCCGCAACCGGGGCGACCAGGCGGGTGATCAACTGGAAAAGACCGTGGAAGCTGGCATCCAGCAGTGTCGGATGAAGGCTGAACTGGCTGTCGCCGACGTCGCCGGCCGCTGCATCCGAGAGAGCGACGTAGATCGACCGCTCCCCGATCTCATAGACACCCTTCGCCCGCCGGAATGCTGGTCCGTAGTTGAGGCCGAAGCGCTGCGTCTGAAGGTAGAGATCCTCGCTGGAGAGTGACGGCGTGCCGGTCGGCACCGTCCGCTCGTCCCGCGGCGCCGTCTGAACCGGAGCCTTTGCAACGCGACCACGCACGTGAAGTGCCCAGTCATCGCCGGAAAGACGGCGGCGGCTGCCGATCTCGATGACCTGATGGGCCATGTCGATGTCGACGCGCGTCTCGCGCGTCGATCCGTCCTCGATCAGCATCGGCCGAAGAATATCGAAATCGAGGACTTCCACCATCGAGTCCGGACCGAATTCCTGCCGGGCCGCAGCCAGCGCCATCTCGGCGAAACCGGCGGCCGGATAGACGGTCGCATCTTCGACCTTGTGATCCGCCAGCCAGGGGACCAGGTAGGTGTCGATGAAGGAAAAATAGGGGCCGGTGTTGAATCTCGACCGGCTGCCGAGAAGCGGATGGTCGTCGTCGTGTCCAAAGACGTCGAACGTTTCGTCCGAGGCCACGGGACGATAGGTCTGGTTCTGCCACGCATAGACCGGCAGATCGATCCCAAGCGGCAGGGCAGGGCCGAAGAGCTTCTCCATGTCGATGGAGGCGCCATTGGCGAAGGCCCTTGTCGCGATGCCGCCGATGACGTCCTCGCCAACGCGGTCGGATTCATCGAAGCTGGCGAGCGCAACACCGGGCTTGCCGATGGCCGCCAGCGAGTCGGCAACATAGTTCTGCAGAACCGGCTTCGGCCCGATCTCGACGAAGACCCGCATGTCCAGCGCGGCGAGTTCCTCAACGGCCGCCCGGAACAGAACCGGACGACGCACATTCTGCCACCAGTATTCCCCATCCAGTTCCCGGCCGTCCAAGGACCGTCCGGAGACGGTCGAGATGAACTGGACCGGTCCGTCGGTGGGCGCGAGATCGCTCAAGGCGTCGACGATGTTGTTGCGGATCGGCTCGATCAGGGCGCAGTGGAAGGGATAGTCGAGCTTGAGCTTGCGCATCGCCCAGCGCTTCTTGCGGGCGAACTTCGCAAAGGCATCGATCTGGTCGTAGCTTCCGGACAACGTGACGCTGCGAGGACTGTTGTCGCCGGCGATTTCGAGACCCGCAAATTCGGGAAGCGACAGAGCTTCGCGCGCCTGATCCGCCGATACCAGCAGGGCCGCCATGCCGCCGAGGTGGCGCGTGACTTCCTGGCAGGTCGAGCGCACATGAATGAGTTCGACCGCCTGCTCCAGCGAGAGAGCTCCGCAGGCCCAGGCCGCGGCAACCTCGCCGACGCTGTGGCCCGCCACCGCGTCGGGCCGCAATCCGCGGCGGGCGAGGGCTTGGGTCATCGCCACCTGGATGGCGAACAGCAGCGGCTGGGCCACCTCGGTACGCTCGACGTCATTTTCCAGATCTTCGGAGAACAACGTCGTCAGGAGCGACCAGCCCGCGACGCGCATGAAGAGCCGGTTGATCGTCTCGAAGGCCTGCTGGAAATCCGGATCGGTCTGATAGGCGGCCATGCCCATGCCAGCCCACTGCGAGCCATTGCCGGAATAGAGGAAGGCGACTTTTCCGTTCCGCGCCGTCGCCTGGGCCGAAATCGCACTCCGTTCGCCGGCAAGGAACGCGTCGAGGCCCTTGACGAGGTCGGATTGGCGGTCACCCGGCACGACAACGCGATAGTCGAGATGATCGCGCCGATAGGCAGCCGCATTGGCGATGATCCGCGCCTCGCCGTCATTCGCCGCGTCGAGACGGTCGCGGTAGCGCTCGGCCAGAGCCTTCAGGGCTTCGCGCGATCGGGCACTGACGACAAGCGGCGCCTGGAACTCCGGCCTTTCGCTCGCCATAGTGGGAACAGCCTCTTTCAGCACGACATGGGCATTGGCTCCGCCAAATCCGAAGGAGTTGATGCCGATATGGTGCGGGCCTTCGCCGACAATCAGCCGCCCTTCGCTGACGACCTCGAGATTGAGCCCCTCGAAGTCGATATCGGGGTTGGGCGTATTGAAGTGCAAAGATGCGGGAAGCCGGCCCTTTTCAAGTGCGAGTTGCACCTTGAGCAGGCCGGCAAGACCCGATGCCGATTCCAGATGACCGATGTTCGTCTTGACCGAGCCGATCGGCAAGGGAGACGTCCGGCGCCGGCCGAGAATGGTACCGAGAGCATTGGCCTCGATCGGATCTCCGGCGCGCGTTCCCGTGCCATGAGCCTCAACGTAGGCCAGCGAGCGCGGATCGATCTCGAAGCGCTCGTAGACCTGTTCGAGCAAGGCTGCCTGCTGCTCGGTGGAAGGAAGCGACAGCCCGGCGGTACGACCGTCCGAATTGATGCCGGACCCGACGACGAGACTGCGAATGGGATTGCCGGCCGCACGGGCAACGTCGGCCCGGCGCAGGACGATCGCGACCGCGCCTTCCGATCGCACATACCCGTCACCGGCGGCATCGAACGCACGGCAAAGCCCTGTCGGGCTCAACATGGACGCCCGCGAAAAGCCGACGAAGGCGAAGGGCGACAGGAGAACATTCACACCCGCGACGACGGCCGTGTCGATCCGGCCGGCACGGATGGCCTCCAGTGCCTCATGCATGGCAACGATCGAGGACGAACAGGCCGTATCGACCGTGAAGCTCGGGCCCCTCAGATCGAAAATGTAGGAAATGCGATTGGAGACGATCGAAAGGGTGCTGCCGGTCATCGACTGCGTATCGCCGGACCCCGTATCCACGATCAGCGAGTGCGAATAGTCCATGCCGGACGCACCGACATAAACGCCGGTCTCCGTTCCTGCGATGTCGGACGGCCTGATGCCGCTATGCTCGAAAGCCTCCCAGGCGACCTGCAGCAGCAGACGTTGCTGCGGGTCCATCTGCTCGGCTTCACGGGGCGAAATGCCAAAGAAAACAGGATCGAAGCCCCAGATATCCTCGATCTGGCCGGCTGCCCACGTGTAGCTGCGCCCAACGACACCCTGGCCCGGATGGCCGAAGCGGCGTTTCGACCAACGATCCGGCTGGACCTCGGAAATCACACATTCGCCGCGATCGAGCAGCCCCCAGAATTCGTCTGCTGTTGAAGCCTTTGGAAGACGGCAGGAATATCCAACGATGGCTATGTCGTTCAATGTCATCTCACAAAGGTTCACTCATGTCCGTCACCGTCGCCCGCATCGCGATACCGCGATGGCAAATCCGATCGGCGCCGGGCCTTCGATCACGTCCGGCATCTGCAGAAACACGGATCTGCAGTAAACCACTATGCTTATACCTTCTGTCCCGGCAAATGCTACGAGGTCCGAAGCGTTCGGAATCAAAGCATCATCCAAACAGTTTACCCCTGCTTCGATGCATACCTGCAACTACAAAGACTCTAATCCGAATGTGGCGTCAGACAAACCGCTCGCGTGAAGAACACACATATCGTTCACCGTCACCAACCGGTCAGGCAGTCCGTCAGGCGGATGGCCGTGCCTGAGTTTCCTTGATGTCCGCGAAGCGGATCTTCGGCCACTTGTCCCTGACGTAGTTCAGCGCATAGCCCGACGTCGACAGAAGAACCGGATCTCCGTCCACATCCTCGGCCGTCGCGCTGCGATTGGCAGCCAGGAATTCGTCAAGCTGCTTGCCGTCCTCGGCCGCAATCCAGCGCGCTAGGGTGTACTGGCTGCCTTCAAAACCGACCGTGAGCCCGTATTCGGCCGCAAGACGGTTCTGCAGCACGTCAAGCTGCAGAGCACCAACGAAGCCGACGAGGGCAGGGGAGCCATCGACCGGCCGAAAAACCTGCACAACACCTTCCTCGGCAAGCTCCTGAAGGGCCTGCTTGAGTTTCTTCGCCTTCATGGCGTCTTCAAGGCGCACCCGTCGAAGAATTTCGGGAGCGAAGTTGGGGACGCCGACGAAGGTCAGATCCTCACCCTCGGTCAACGTGTCGCCGATGCGCAAGGTTCCATGGTTCGGAAGCCCGACGACATCGCCCGCGTACGCCTCGTCCGCGATATGTCGTTCCTGGGCGAAGAAGAACTGCGGCGTGTGGAGGCCCATCTGCTTGCCGGACCTGACGTGGCGGACCTTCATGCCCCGCGTCAGCTTGCCGGAACAAAGGCGGATGAAGGCAATCCGGTCGCGATGGTTCGGATCCATGTTCGCCTGGATCTTGAAGACGAAGGCCGTCATCTTCGCTTCGTTGGCATGGACCGTCCGCTTGTCGGCCGCCTGATCGCGCGGCGGCGGGGAAAATCGCGCCAGACCATCGAGGAGATCCTTGATGCCGAAATTGCGCAGCGCCGATCCCCAGTAGACCGGCGTCAGCGTTCCCTCCCGGAAGGCTCCCAGATCGAAGGGATTGCATCCGTCGCGGACGAGTTCCAGCTCCTCGGCGACATGGTCCATGTTGCGGGACGCCAGAAGGTCGGTGAGCGCATTGTCGCCGATCATGTCGTTGTGGTCGTCGCTGGTCTCGTTCATCAGCCGGACCTTGCCCGTCTCGATATCATACGTACCGAGAAAGTCTCGTCCGCCACCGATCGGCCAGGTCATCGGCGCGGTATCGAGCGCCAGCGTCTTCTCGATCTCGTCGAGCACCTCGAAGGGATCGCGCGTCTCGCGGTCCATCTTGTTGATGAAGGTGACGATCGGAATGTCCCTGAGGCGGCAGACCTCGAAGAGCTTGCGCGTGCGATCCTCGATACCCTTGGCCGCGTCGATGACCATGATCGCGGCATCGACCGCTGTCAGCGTGCGGTAGGTGTCTTCGGAAAAGTCCTCGTGGCCCGGCGTGTCGAGCAGGTTGAAGACGTTGCCGCCATATTCGAAGGTCATCACCGACGTGACGACAGAGATGCCCCGGTCCCGCTCGATGCTCATCCAGTCGGAACGTGTCCGGCGACGCTCGCCGCGCGCCCTGACCTGACCGGCAAGCTGGATCGCGCCGCCGAAAAGCAGCAGCTTCTCGGTCAGCGTCGTCTTGCCGGCGTCCGGGTGCGAAATGATCGCGAAGGTGCGGCGGCGGGAAATTTCCTGGTCCAGTGCATCAGGTCGGTCAGCCGCCTGACGTGCGGTCTCGGTCATGGTCATCGTCTGGGCTTTGCCACATGTTTGCGCCGATATTGCGGACATCGCCGATCCCGTGGAATCCGACGTCGCAAACCGCATTGCCCACATGGCACGATGCTTTCGGCTTATTCAGCCACGTCCCTTACTGTGTCTGTCTTCACCATTCCAGAAAAAATCGTCCAATATGGCCGGCGGAGGGGATGATTGTCCTTCCGCGTTGAAGATTGACCGCAAGGCTTCGGCGAGCAGCCAGGCCGCATGCAACCGACCTAGGTCGGTGAAGGCGCGAATACATCAGCGATGCCGGCAGAAGATCATGGCATGTCGAGCCTATGCCGATCCGAAAGTCGTCCAAGCCACCGATCAAGCCACGAGGCAGCCCATGTCCGACATTGGCGGCATCTTCACTCCGGCGGATATCCTGTTGATGATCCTGGTCGCCTGCAGTCCCGGCGCGCTAGTCGGCGCCGTGCTGGGAGCCATCCTGCGCCCCGGCAGACGCCTGATCGCGGCGCTGCTCGGGGCAGTCGCCGGCTTTGTCGCCGCGTTCGTCGGCTGGTTTGTCTATCTGGAGGTCTTCAAGTGACGCGACGGCAGAGCGTCGGTGCGGCGCGCGGCATCGAATTGCCGGCGCGCCGCCCGATGATAGCGATTGAGGGTACCGCCTCCTAAGGCGACACGGTCCCCCTGAGGTTGCCGGCATCCGTCACTTCGATCTCGGAAGAATCGGCGAGCGCGATAGCCTCGGCCAGGCCTTTTTCTCCCCCGTCATACGCCTCGATGGCATCGGCGATCTCCGGGTCCAGCGTCGCGAGCCGCGCATTAATCGCTTCGACGGTCTCGGCGG is part of the Hartmannibacter diazotrophicus genome and encodes:
- a CDS encoding peptide chain release factor 3, whose translation is MTMTETARQAADRPDALDQEISRRRTFAIISHPDAGKTTLTEKLLLFGGAIQLAGQVRARGERRRTRSDWMSIERDRGISVVTSVMTFEYGGNVFNLLDTPGHEDFSEDTYRTLTAVDAAIMVIDAAKGIEDRTRKLFEVCRLRDIPIVTFINKMDRETRDPFEVLDEIEKTLALDTAPMTWPIGGGRDFLGTYDIETGKVRLMNETSDDHNDMIGDNALTDLLASRNMDHVAEELELVRDGCNPFDLGAFREGTLTPVYWGSALRNFGIKDLLDGLARFSPPPRDQAADKRTVHANEAKMTAFVFKIQANMDPNHRDRIAFIRLCSGKLTRGMKVRHVRSGKQMGLHTPQFFFAQERHIADEAYAGDVVGLPNHGTLRIGDTLTEGEDLTFVGVPNFAPEILRRVRLEDAMKAKKLKQALQELAEEGVVQVFRPVDGSPALVGFVGALQLDVLQNRLAAEYGLTVGFEGSQYTLARWIAAEDGKQLDEFLAANRSATAEDVDGDPVLLSTSGYALNYVRDKWPKIRFADIKETQARPSA